From Providencia sp. R33, a single genomic window includes:
- a CDS encoding phage integrase yields the protein MSIKKLEDGRYEVDIRPTGRNGKRIRRKFNKKHEAIAFERYTLANHSEKEWLPKLVDNRKLSELITQWWELFGKHAEHGVSHRKKAERVCNGLSDPAVSQLTNSRLSIYAEIRRAKGIKASTVNKEITALRGVFSDLIKTNFYKGTHPLADFGKYKEQVPEMSYLTDEDIKLLLANLSGDNYNIAVLCLSTGARWGEAMKLKREHVIENRVRFTYTKTGKVRTVPISPEVAELICNNKKGLLFPNVRYKDFRRLLKEAKPSLPQGQAVHSLRHTFATHFMMNGGSIITLQKILGHSSLKQTLTYAHFAPDFLQDAISYNPLKGQAGMNKSVHTLTTL from the coding sequence ATGTCAATTAAGAAACTCGAAGATGGTCGATATGAAGTGGACATTAGGCCGACTGGGCGCAATGGAAAGCGGATCAGACGGAAATTTAATAAAAAGCATGAAGCAATTGCTTTTGAGCGTTATACCTTGGCGAACCATAGTGAAAAAGAATGGTTACCAAAGTTAGTTGATAATAGGAAGCTGAGTGAATTAATTACTCAGTGGTGGGAATTGTTTGGTAAGCATGCAGAACATGGGGTTAGTCACAGAAAAAAAGCAGAGCGAGTTTGCAATGGACTATCCGATCCTGCCGTATCTCAATTGACTAATAGCCGACTTTCTATATATGCAGAAATAAGGCGAGCAAAAGGGATAAAAGCATCAACGGTAAATAAAGAAATAACGGCATTAAGAGGTGTTTTTTCAGACCTTATTAAAACTAATTTTTACAAGGGTACGCACCCATTAGCTGACTTTGGAAAATACAAAGAGCAAGTACCTGAGATGTCTTATTTAACGGATGAAGACATCAAATTACTTTTAGCGAATCTTTCCGGTGACAACTATAACATTGCAGTTTTATGTTTAAGTACCGGTGCTAGGTGGGGGGAAGCGATGAAACTGAAAAGAGAACATGTCATAGAAAATAGAGTCAGGTTTACATATACCAAAACAGGCAAGGTACGGACGGTACCAATATCGCCCGAAGTCGCTGAGCTGATATGTAACAATAAGAAAGGGCTACTTTTTCCGAATGTTCGCTATAAGGATTTTCGCCGCTTACTAAAAGAAGCAAAACCCTCATTGCCTCAAGGGCAGGCCGTGCATTCTCTACGACATACATTTGCTACACATTTTATGATGAATGGAGGAAGCATTATTACACTTCAAAAAATATTAGGTCATAGCTCGTTAAAACAGACTTTAACATATGCGCATTTTGCTCCTGATTTTCTTCAGGATGCCATTTCATACAACCCTTTAAAAGGGCAGGCTGGAATGAATAAAAGTGTCCACACGCTGACCACACTATAG
- a CDS encoding helix-turn-helix domain-containing protein, which translates to MSTSQGQKLKLIRNSEQLTKREVSDITEINYTSYHGYETDKAKMPMEAGIKLFKHPRFRKYRDWFMFDEIDPEAGQIAPALAHSGQEATTSSRSEKKTG; encoded by the coding sequence ATGTCAACAAGCCAAGGTCAGAAATTAAAGCTAATCCGTAATTCAGAGCAGCTCACAAAGAGGGAAGTCTCTGATATAACAGAGATTAATTATACTTCATATCATGGTTATGAAACTGATAAAGCCAAGATGCCAATGGAGGCGGGTATAAAGTTGTTTAAGCACCCACGTTTTAGAAAATATAGAGATTGGTTCATGTTTGATGAAATAGATCCCGAGGCTGGTCAAATTGCTCCGGCCCTCGCACACAGTGGGCAAGAGGCAACAACTTCATCCCGCTCAGAAAAGAAAACTGGTTAA
- a CDS encoding Cox family DNA-binding protein has translation MSKEIGNQKEYSEFVTETKFAGYIGKTPKAVSDMRKDGKLPYVEVKHPDNSRGEYYIDVTAWNKGLRMARERMPKELRDGWLIWLGMGEPQ, from the coding sequence ATGTCGAAAGAAATCGGAAATCAGAAAGAATATTCGGAATTCGTTACTGAAACAAAATTTGCTGGCTATATCGGAAAAACTCCTAAAGCCGTGTCCGATATGCGTAAAGATGGAAAACTGCCATATGTAGAAGTAAAGCACCCTGATAATTCACGCGGTGAATATTACATCGACGTTACTGCGTGGAATAAAGGTTTACGTATGGCTAGGGAGAGAATGCCAAAAGAATTGCGTGATGGCTGGTTAATTTGGTTAGGTATGGGTGAACCTCAATGA